Proteins from a genomic interval of Fibrobacter sp.:
- a CDS encoding peptidyl-prolyl cis-trans isomerase, producing MKRVLAITLFLVSITAVLYADDPNTPYHPQVSIMTSKGEIVVELRPEKAPKTVENFLEYVNSGFYENTIFHRVIKGFMIQGGGLTADLNKKKTRDPIRNEADNRLSNRKYTIAMARTNDPHSATSQFFINTASNAPLDFKNQSQAGWGYCVFGRVIKGMEVVDAIENVKTSSNGMMNDVPVETIVITGAKVLNPPAEKESNQ from the coding sequence ATGAAAAGAGTGCTGGCCATAACCCTTTTTCTTGTCTCGATTACTGCTGTCCTTTATGCTGACGATCCCAATACCCCTTATCATCCGCAGGTTTCAATCATGACCAGCAAGGGAGAGATCGTTGTTGAACTGAGACCGGAAAAAGCCCCGAAGACAGTCGAGAATTTCCTTGAATATGTCAATTCCGGATTTTACGAGAACACCATATTCCACAGGGTTATCAAAGGTTTCATGATCCAGGGAGGGGGACTCACTGCTGATTTAAATAAAAAGAAGACCCGGGATCCAATCCGGAATGAGGCTGACAACCGCCTTTCAAACCGGAAGTATACTATTGCAATGGCACGTACAAATGATCCTCATTCTGCAACATCACAGTTTTTTATCAACACAGCCAGTAACGCACCGCTCGATTTTAAGAATCAATCTCAGGCAGGATGGGGATATTGCGTGTTTGGCAGGGTGATAAAAGGTATGGAGGTTGTTGATGCGATCGAAAACGTCAAAACTTCCTCCAATGGTATGATGAATGATGTACCTGTGGAAACAATTGTGATTACAGGAGCAAAAGTGCTCAATCCTCCTGCTGAAAAGGAAAGTAATCAATAA